A single region of the Candidatus Marinarcus aquaticus genome encodes:
- the rpsH gene encoding 30S ribosomal protein S8 gives MMNDIIADALTRIRNAAMRKLEVTTLLHSNTVEGVLKVLEQKEYIDGYKVVDGKNNKKTIQVTLKYDDADRSVINELQRVSTPGRRVYKHSTELKSFKNGYGTIIVSTNKGVISNDEAFAAKVGGEVLCTVW, from the coding sequence ATGATGAATGACATAATCGCAGATGCTTTAACTAGAATTAGAAATGCAGCAATGAGAAAACTTGAAGTTACTACATTGTTACATTCTAACACTGTAGAAGGTGTATTGAAAGTTTTAGAGCAAAAAGAGTATATCGATGGATATAAAGTAGTTGACGGTAAAAATAATAAGAAAACTATTCAAGTTACACTTAAATATGATGATGCTGACAGATCAGTTATCAACGAGTTACAAAGAGTTTCAACTCCAGGACGAAGAGTTTATAAACACTCTACTGAGTTAAAATCTTTCAAAAATGGATATGGTACTATCATTGTTTCTACAAACAAGGGTGTAATTTCAAATGATGAAGCTTTCGCTGCTAAAGTTGGTGGTGAAGTTTTATGTACAGTGTGGTAG
- the rplF gene encoding 50S ribosomal protein L6, which translates to MSRIGKQPIAIPSGVEVTVDGTAIVVKKGNKSSTVETHGRVDVEIAEGKVVFSRKGEDKESSAFWGTYRALTNNAIVGLAEGYKKSLEINGVGYRAAVKGKVLELQLGYSHPIEFDIPEGIEISVDKNIVNVEGADKQQVGQTAAIIRGFRKPEPYKGKGVKYTDEHIVRKAGKTAK; encoded by the coding sequence ATGTCAAGAATTGGTAAACAACCTATCGCAATCCCAAGTGGAGTTGAAGTTACAGTTGATGGTACAGCAATCGTTGTAAAAAAAGGTAATAAATCTTCTACTGTTGAGACACACGGACGAGTTGATGTTGAAATCGCAGAAGGAAAAGTTGTATTCTCAAGAAAAGGTGAAGATAAAGAATCTTCAGCATTCTGGGGAACTTACAGAGCTTTAACAAACAATGCAATCGTTGGTTTAGCTGAAGGTTATAAAAAATCTTTAGAGATCAACGGTGTTGGTTACAGAGCTGCTGTTAAAGGTAAAGTTCTTGAGTTACAACTTGGTTATTCTCATCCAATCGAATTTGATATTCCAGAAGGAATTGAGATTTCTGTTGATAAGAACATTGTAAACGTAGAAGGTGCAGATAAACAACAAGTTGGTCAAACTGCTGCAATTATTAGAGGCTTTAGAAAACCAGAACCATATAAAGGTAAAGGTGTTAAATATACTGACGAGCATATCGTTAGAAAAGCCGGAAAAACTGCTAAGTAA
- the rplR gene encoding 50S ribosomal protein L18, whose amino-acid sequence MSRAKDLAKKNSLRIKRKKRVRGKISGTASRPRVTVFKSNRYLSAQAVNDVEGVTLASVNSKAMNLNVSKENATKVAATFAESLKAANITEVVFDKNGYLYHGVVAAFADALRDNGIKL is encoded by the coding sequence ATGAGTAGAGCAAAAGATTTAGCAAAGAAAAATTCTTTAAGAATTAAAAGAAAAAAAAGAGTTAGAGGAAAAATCTCTGGTACAGCTTCAAGACCAAGAGTTACAGTTTTCAAATCTAATAGGTATTTAAGTGCACAAGCAGTAAACGATGTTGAAGGTGTTACATTAGCATCAGTTAACTCTAAAGCTATGAACTTAAATGTAAGCAAAGAGAACGCAACAAAAGTAGCAGCTACATTCGCAGAAAGCTTAAAAGCTGCAAATATTACTGAAGTTGTATTTGACAAAAATGGTTACCTTTATCACGGTGTAGTTGCAGCATTCGCTGACGCACTTAGAGATAACGGTATCAAATTATAA
- the rpsE gene encoding 30S ribosomal protein S5, with amino-acid sequence MAVNREDFQEAIVKIGRVTKVVKGGRRFRFTALVVVGDKNGTVGFGTGKAKEVPDAIKKALDDAFKRLVSVSIKGTTIAHDIEHKYNSSKILLKPASEGTGLIAGGAARPVLELSGVTDIIAKSLGSNNPNNLVQATVEALARIKG; translated from the coding sequence ATGGCAGTTAATAGAGAAGATTTTCAAGAAGCAATCGTTAAAATTGGAAGAGTTACAAAGGTTGTAAAAGGTGGACGAAGATTCAGATTTACAGCTTTAGTTGTTGTTGGTGATAAAAACGGAACAGTTGGATTTGGTACTGGAAAAGCAAAAGAGGTTCCAGATGCAATTAAAAAAGCTTTAGATGATGCATTTAAACGATTAGTCAGTGTATCAATTAAAGGAACAACTATCGCACATGATATTGAGCATAAGTACAATTCAAGTAAAATTTTACTTAAACCTGCATCTGAGGGTACAGGGCTTATTGCTGGTGGTGCTGCGAGACCAGTTCTTGAACTTTCAGGGGTTACAGATATCATTGCTAAATCTCTTGGTTCAAACAATCCAAACAACCTTGTACAAGCTACAGTTGAAGCGTTAGCAAGAATTAAAGGATAG
- the rplO gene encoding 50S ribosomal protein L15, with protein MALDNLQPATGSTTNTKRVGRGQGSGMGKTSTRGQKGQKSRSGYKIKRGFEGGQMPIQKRLPKIGFFSRAVKPYSINVDKVKQVAALEEITVESIKSVYKLSKSVVKVKLIGAAAKDLASKIKDENVTTTGN; from the coding sequence ATGGCATTAGACAACTTACAACCAGCAACTGGTAGTACAACAAATACTAAACGAGTAGGTAGAGGTCAAGGTTCAGGAATGGGTAAGACTTCTACTCGAGGTCAAAAAGGTCAAAAATCTAGATCTGGGTATAAAATCAAAAGAGGTTTTGAGGGTGGACAAATGCCAATCCAAAAAAGACTTCCAAAGATTGGATTTTTCTCAAGAGCTGTAAAACCTTACTCTATCAATGTTGATAAAGTGAAACAAGTTGCAGCACTTGAAGAGATTACAGTTGAGTCAATCAAATCTGTATACAAATTATCTAAATCAGTTGTAAAGGTTAAATTAATTGGTGCAGCTGCAAAAGATTTAGCTTCTAAAATTAAAGACGAAAACGTAACAACTACTGGAAACTAA
- the secY gene encoding preprotein translocase subunit SecY, whose translation MSKDLINKILITLGFIFLYRLLAYVPVPGVNIDVVKEFFDSNANNALGLVNMFSGNAIERLSIISLGIMPYITASIIMELLAATFPGLGKMKKERDGMQKYMQIIRYTTVVITLIQAVGVSMGLNSLTGQSGQGAISIDMDTFVAVSAISMLTGTMLLMWIGEQITQKGIGNGISLIIFAGIVSAIPSAIGGTIDLVNNGQMNFLTVIGILVVILGTVGAIIYVELGERRVPVSYSRKVMMQNQNKRVMNYIPIKVNLSGVIPAIFASAILMFPATILQGSQNKILMAVADFVSPQSYTFNIFMFLFVVFFAFFYASITFNAKDISENLKKQGGFIPGVRPGESTAGFLNDIAGRLTFWGALYLAAISTVPWLLVKAMGVPFYFGGVAVLIVVQVAIDTMRKIEAQQYMNKYDTLSAVGL comes from the coding sequence ATGAGTAAAGATCTAATAAATAAGATTCTTATTACATTAGGTTTTATCTTCCTCTATAGGTTACTGGCATACGTGCCAGTTCCTGGAGTGAACATAGACGTTGTAAAAGAATTTTTTGATTCAAATGCAAACAATGCATTAGGTCTTGTGAACATGTTTAGTGGAAATGCCATTGAGCGATTAAGTATTATCTCATTAGGTATTATGCCTTACATTACTGCTTCTATTATTATGGAACTTCTAGCAGCAACTTTCCCTGGTCTTGGTAAAATGAAAAAAGAGCGAGATGGAATGCAAAAATATATGCAAATCATCCGATACACAACTGTTGTAATCACATTGATTCAAGCAGTCGGAGTATCAATGGGTCTGAACTCATTAACAGGACAAAGTGGTCAAGGTGCAATCTCAATTGATATGGATACATTTGTGGCTGTTTCAGCAATTTCAATGTTAACAGGAACCATGCTTTTAATGTGGATTGGAGAACAAATCACACAAAAAGGGATTGGTAATGGTATTTCACTGATTATCTTTGCAGGTATTGTTTCGGCAATTCCAAGTGCAATTGGTGGTACGATTGATTTAGTGAACAATGGACAAATGAACTTCTTAACAGTTATTGGAATCCTAGTGGTTATTCTCGGAACGGTGGGAGCAATTATCTATGTTGAATTAGGTGAAAGAAGAGTACCTGTATCTTACTCAAGAAAAGTAATGATGCAAAATCAAAATAAAAGAGTAATGAATTATATTCCTATTAAGGTAAACCTTTCAGGTGTAATTCCTGCAATTTTTGCAAGTGCAATTTTGATGTTCCCTGCTACTATTTTACAAGGCAGTCAAAACAAAATATTGATGGCTGTGGCAGATTTTGTAAGTCCTCAGTCTTATACATTTAATATCTTTATGTTCTTATTTGTTGTTTTCTTTGCATTCTTCTATGCATCGATCACCTTTAATGCAAAAGATATCTCTGAAAACTTAAAAAAACAAGGTGGATTTATTCCTGGTGTACGACCGGGTGAAAGCACTGCTGGTTTCTTAAATGATATTGCTGGACGATTAACGTTCTGGGGTGCATTGTACTTAGCTGCAATCTCTACAGTACCATGGCTTTTAGTAAAAGCAATGGGCGTACCTTTCTATTTTGGTGGGGTAGCTGTACTGATTGTTGTTCAAGTTGCAATTGATACCATGAGAAAAATTGAAGCACAACAGTATATGAATAAATATGATACATTAAGTGCAGTCGGTCTGTAA
- the map gene encoding type I methionyl aminopeptidase, which translates to MAIPLRKENEIEKLRTASQAVAKTLNYLKENVKPGMTLLEVDKMGEDFLLSLGARPAFKGLYGFPNAICTSLNEVVIHGIPDDTVLKEGDILGLDIGSEIDGWYGDAAITMPIGQISKEDEDLIACAKDTLYYAIDMIKEGMRFKELSKAIEDFIRARGYVPLTRFCGHGIGRKPHGEPEIPNYVETPNVKAGPKIKNGMVFCIEPMICQKEQEPVILENDWDVISQDGLRTSHYEHTVAVVNGKAVILSEVN; encoded by the coding sequence ATGGCAATTCCATTAAGAAAAGAAAACGAAATTGAAAAGCTTCGAACTGCTTCCCAAGCAGTTGCGAAGACTTTGAACTACTTAAAAGAGAATGTAAAACCCGGAATGACCCTGTTAGAAGTGGACAAAATGGGTGAAGATTTTCTTCTGTCTTTAGGTGCAAGACCTGCTTTTAAAGGTCTGTACGGCTTTCCAAATGCAATTTGCACATCTTTAAACGAAGTTGTAATTCACGGTATTCCTGATGATACAGTATTAAAAGAGGGAGACATTTTAGGACTCGACATCGGAAGTGAAATTGATGGTTGGTATGGTGATGCGGCCATTACAATGCCAATTGGTCAAATTTCCAAAGAGGATGAAGACTTAATAGCGTGCGCAAAAGATACTTTATATTATGCGATTGATATGATTAAAGAGGGTATGCGATTCAAAGAGCTTTCAAAAGCCATTGAAGACTTCATTCGTGCAAGAGGTTATGTGCCTTTAACACGTTTTTGTGGTCATGGAATTGGACGAAAACCACATGGTGAACCAGAGATTCCAAACTATGTTGAAACGCCAAACGTGAAAGCTGGTCCTAAAATTAAAAACGGAATGGTTTTTTGTATTGAACCAATGATTTGTCAAAAAGAGCAGGAACCTGTGATTTTAGAGAATGATTGGGACGTGATATCTCAAGATGGCTTACGAACAAGCCATTATGAACATACTGTGGCTGTGGTTAATGGTAAAGCAGTCATTCTATCAGAAGTAAATTAA
- the infA gene encoding translation initiation factor IF-1, with the protein MAKDDVIVIDGKVIEALPNAMFRVELDNGHVVLCHISGKMRMHYIKILPSDKVKVEITPYSLDKGRITHRYK; encoded by the coding sequence GTGGCAAAAGATGATGTAATTGTAATTGATGGTAAAGTGATTGAAGCGTTACCTAATGCAATGTTTAGAGTTGAATTGGATAATGGACATGTAGTATTATGTCATATCTCTGGAAAAATGAGAATGCACTACATTAAAATTTTACCAAGCGATAAAGTAAAAGTGGAGATCACACCTTACTCTTTAGATAAGGGTAGAATTACTCACCGATACAAATAA
- a CDS encoding GGDEF domain-containing protein gives MDKEKLVGIIKSTLTTLKKKNIHATPINYAKEFSRQAGEYKKELKEYKELEYLIEELIHQQNNNKHPKIDTYYELVREYKKLYKTNNLEILINNLEEIIAPSINHEIDSSIEKFVKSVKTKPSQFLSEKKIEELKALAQERIELDREVIKEKTSDIIKLTNLMGKYFDRSLIQSGNSLDEVNNIKQELDELELSATSKRELIRLQNKLVDTVYALGNNLKSSQEELIENKSRFGEMQSRIIKLQEELNSVRKEKFMDFLTGVHNRRAFDVEIEKLETQFKIFGNKYAILFIDIDYFKKINDQYGHECGDTILRTFANLLNALTREGDMIVRYGGEEFIALIKYEEQVEVEKYARRIKKTIEENNFVYKDLKFKIKFSAGVAYRENNVNNIDTVNAADSLMYKAKRTGREQIIFENGLII, from the coding sequence ATGGACAAAGAAAAATTAGTTGGTATTATTAAATCTACACTGACAACCCTTAAAAAGAAAAACATACATGCTACCCCAATTAACTATGCTAAAGAGTTTAGCCGACAAGCAGGGGAGTACAAAAAAGAGCTCAAAGAATACAAAGAACTCGAGTATTTAATAGAAGAGCTTATTCATCAACAAAACAACAATAAACATCCTAAAATTGATACGTATTATGAACTTGTAAGAGAGTATAAAAAACTTTATAAAACAAATAATCTTGAGATTTTAATAAATAACTTAGAAGAAATTATTGCACCATCAATCAATCATGAGATTGATTCAAGCATTGAAAAGTTTGTAAAAAGTGTAAAAACGAAACCTTCTCAATTTTTATCTGAAAAAAAAATTGAAGAGTTAAAAGCATTGGCTCAAGAAAGAATTGAGCTTGATCGTGAAGTGATTAAAGAGAAAACATCGGATATCATCAAACTGACAAATTTAATGGGAAAATATTTTGATCGATCATTGATTCAAAGTGGAAACTCTTTGGATGAAGTCAATAACATCAAACAAGAGCTCGATGAACTTGAACTCTCTGCTACTTCAAAAAGAGAGTTGATTCGACTTCAAAATAAGCTTGTTGATACGGTGTATGCATTAGGAAATAATCTGAAAAGTTCTCAAGAAGAACTCATTGAAAATAAATCACGATTTGGCGAGATGCAATCACGTATTATAAAACTGCAAGAAGAGCTTAACAGTGTACGTAAAGAGAAGTTTATGGACTTCTTAACAGGCGTACATAATCGTCGGGCTTTTGATGTTGAGATTGAAAAGCTGGAGACTCAGTTTAAAATTTTTGGAAACAAATATGCGATTTTATTCATAGATATTGATTATTTTAAAAAGATCAATGATCAATATGGACATGAGTGTGGAGATACCATTTTAAGAACTTTTGCAAATCTTTTAAATGCACTTACTCGTGAAGGTGACATGATTGTTCGATACGGAGGAGAAGAGTTTATTGCTTTAATCAAGTATGAAGAACAAGTTGAAGTTGAGAAGTATGCAAGACGTATTAAAAAAACCATTGAAGAGAATAATTTTGTTTATAAAGACTTAAAGTTTAAAATTAAATTTTCTGCGGGTGTTGCTTATAGAGAAAATAATGTTAATAATATTGATACCGTCAATGCCGCAGATAGTTTAATGTATAAAGCGAAACGAACGGGTCGAGAACAAATTATATTTGAAAATGGTTTAATCATTTAA
- a CDS encoding DUF3369 domain-containing protein has translation MMDAKKPMKFAQKTKGESIKDTWKVLIVDDEESVHTITNAVLNGITFDHKKLEFISAYSGTQARELMQENPDIALILLDVVMENDNAGLEFVDYVRNDLENKMVRIVLRTGQPGYAPEKEVIDQYDINDYKEKTELTAQKLYTTVITSLRNFKDLIDLQNQKIPVEKKQNSMMYEFSQTALEKLITTMKESCEGKCEGIEIVVCEFVKENKMILASTESYKGLDYEGFIAKYPDIQEAIEKALELKSSISIEKGMVSYYEDESGNENIVYVNSPKHLTQNDIQLIEMFSFNISSAIELYYK, from the coding sequence ATGATGGATGCTAAAAAACCTATGAAGTTTGCTCAAAAAACAAAAGGTGAGTCGATTAAAGATACGTGGAAAGTTCTTATTGTTGATGATGAGGAGAGTGTTCATACGATTACAAATGCAGTGCTCAATGGAATTACGTTTGATCATAAAAAACTTGAGTTTATTAGTGCTTACAGTGGAACACAAGCAAGAGAGTTGATGCAAGAGAATCCAGACATTGCATTGATACTTCTTGATGTTGTTATGGAGAATGACAATGCGGGTTTAGAGTTTGTTGATTATGTTCGTAATGATTTAGAGAATAAAATGGTCAGAATTGTACTACGAACAGGACAACCAGGATATGCCCCTGAGAAAGAGGTGATCGACCAATATGATATCAATGACTATAAAGAGAAGACAGAACTGACTGCTCAAAAACTTTATACCACGGTTATTACTTCACTTCGAAACTTTAAAGATTTGATTGATTTACAAAATCAAAAAATTCCTGTAGAGAAGAAACAAAACAGCATGATGTATGAGTTCTCTCAAACGGCATTGGAAAAATTGATTACAACCATGAAAGAGAGCTGTGAAGGCAAATGTGAAGGCATCGAAATTGTGGTGTGTGAATTTGTCAAAGAGAACAAAATGATTTTGGCTTCAACTGAAAGTTATAAAGGTTTGGATTATGAAGGGTTTATTGCAAAATATCCTGATATTCAAGAAGCCATTGAAAAAGCGTTGGAGTTAAAAAGCAGTATCTCGATTGAAAAAGGGATGGTGAGTTACTACGAAGATGAGAGTGGTAATGAAAACATTGTTTATGTGAACAGTCCTAAACACTTGACACAAAATGATATTCAACTCATTGAGATGTTCTCGTTTAATATCTCTTCAGCCATTGAGCTGTATTACAAATAA
- a CDS encoding uracil-DNA glycosylase, with the protein MTKQVQQKILKHYNSLQMMGFEYAPALKTDELNNNDMSLPNNLIDLQALVENCSLCELSKYKTSTVFSEGNIHSPIVFVDVMPSIVQEENNRLLVGKSGELLIKMIENVLNVSYNQFYFANIIKCKTSTKKVPTPHEINCCKPFLTKQLELISPKLIITLGERTYEYLTNDKRNIEQVRGKITKYNHIDVLPIYHPSFLLRNPSAKKEAFHDMLKIKSLMESM; encoded by the coding sequence ATGACAAAACAAGTACAACAGAAAATTTTAAAACACTATAACAGCTTGCAAATGATGGGTTTTGAGTATGCTCCTGCATTAAAAACGGATGAGCTTAACAACAATGACATGTCCTTGCCCAATAATTTAATTGATTTACAAGCACTTGTTGAAAATTGCAGTTTGTGTGAGTTATCTAAATACAAAACAAGCACGGTTTTCAGCGAAGGTAATATTCACTCACCCATAGTTTTTGTGGATGTAATGCCTTCCATTGTACAAGAAGAAAACAATCGATTGTTAGTGGGGAAAAGTGGAGAACTGTTGATTAAAATGATTGAAAATGTGTTAAACGTTTCTTACAACCAGTTCTATTTTGCCAATATTATTAAGTGTAAAACAAGCACAAAAAAAGTACCCACACCACATGAAATAAATTGTTGTAAACCTTTTTTAACCAAACAGTTAGAACTCATTTCACCTAAATTGATTATCACATTAGGTGAGAGAACGTATGAATATTTAACCAATGATAAACGAAATATTGAACAAGTTCGTGGTAAAATAACAAAGTATAATCATATTGATGTATTGCCCATATATCATCCAAGTTTTCTGTTGCGAAATCCATCAGCAAAAAAAGAGGCATTTCACGATATGCTTAAAATCAAATCATTAATGGAGTCAATGTGA